One segment of Gloeomargarita sp. SRBZ-1_bins_9 DNA contains the following:
- the minE gene encoding cell division topological specificity factor MinE codes for MPVLHALRELFERWFPRSTGSRDEVKRRLQLVLAHDRTDLTPEMLEKMRQEIVEVIGRYVEFDAEGMEFSLEMDERVTALIANVPIRRVRRELLES; via the coding sequence ATGCCGGTCTTGCATGCCCTTCGCGAGTTATTCGAGCGCTGGTTTCCCCGATCCACCGGTAGCCGGGACGAGGTTAAACGCCGCCTGCAATTGGTCTTAGCCCACGACCGGACGGACTTAACGCCGGAAATGCTAGAGAAAATGCGCCAGGAAATTGTGGAAGTGATTGGCCGTTATGTGGAATTTGACGCTGAAGGCATGGAGTTTTCCCTGGAAATGGATGAGCGGGTGACCGCCCTCATTGCCAATGTCCCCATCCGACGGGTGCGGCGCGAGTTGCTGGAATCCTAG